The following are encoded together in the Longimicrobium terrae genome:
- a CDS encoding non-ribosomal peptide synthetase: MKPDGTLTGMTLAQRSELLKLARARDLARRGSELPPIGRAARDGRLPLSFAQQRLWFVEQLGNLGSTYHIPRRLRLSGELDRAALARALDAIVARHEALRTTFAQVDGVPEQRIAPADAGFHLVEYDLRDRADANAELERLIAAEMAAPFDLEHGPLIRARLILLAEDDCVLALTMHHIVSDAWSMGVLTRELSALYEAFKRGEPDPLPELPVQYADYAAWQRQWVDGDVLRDQTAYWTRMLAGAPELLDVPTDRPRPARMDPAGAIVGLALDEELTAGLKALSRRHGTTLFMTVLAGWAVVLARLSGREDVVVGTPSAGRGRREIEGLIGFFVNTLALRMDLSGAPTVAELLGRVKARALEAQQHQDIPFEQVVERVDPVRSLAHHPLFQALFAWQSATEGGRQLSLSGVDMSGVGTVAAQVSATLDLSLSLREAGDRVVGGLRYAAALFDRETVERYAGYLRRVLEQMAADDGQRVDQLTLMPAEERVRVLEEWNQTEADYAGPACIHMLFEAQVARTPDAVAVTFVGDHLTYAELDQRANRLAHHLRSLGVGPEVRVGISLERGPEMMTGLLAILKAGGAYIPMDPSYPAERLAYMLEDSAPAVLVINGGQGAQSGIPVVDLADASPWAHLPGTPPAVPDLTPDSPCYVIYTSGSTGRPKGVVNHHRSVANLLAWSQQRWQLQPGESVLQRISFSFDVSVRELFWPLTAGARIVMAGPGGHGDPDHVVDLIRREKIGTAHLPGLLRAFVEHPEASSCTSLVRVMNGGEALAPSIARRFGELLPDAALYQMYGPTETTVASSGLRWTLDVEGTVAPIGQPIGNTKIYVLDARGEPVPTGVAGEICIGGAGVARGYLDRPEATAERFTADPFSQQPGARLYRTGDAGRWRADGTLEFLGRGDGQVKVRGYRIETGEIETRLTELPGVRAAVVMAREDTGGEKRLVAYVVGDEVGADALRTHLAGSLPGYMVPAAYVRLEEFPLTPNGKVDRKALPAPEGEAYTARAYEPPAGDVEEILAGIWAEVLGVERVGRRDQFFDLGGHSLLAVQVISRVRQALGVKVALGELFTRPVLAEFARGLETSARAELPPIERADREGRLPLSFAQQRLWFLEQLGDLGSTYHMHARLRLRGELDRAAMVGALDGLVARHEALRTTFAEVDGLPEQRIAPADVGFHLVEHDLSDHAVDDATGLADAHAELRRLLAEEAGTRFDLEHGPLIRGRLIRLAADDHVLVVTMHHIVSDGWSMGVLTGELSALYAARHEGRDAGLAPLPVQYADYAAWQRRWVEGDILREQADYWTRTLRGAPELLALPTDYPRPAQMDPRGARLNVALDEQLTAGLAALSRRHGTTLFMTLLAGWGVVLSRLSGQADVVIGTPTAGRGRREIEGLIGFFVNTLALRVELSGAPTVAELLERVKVRALESQHHQDIPFEQVVELVAPARSLSHSPLFQVMFAWQNTPRGGLELPGLTLGRVDAMEDRGVAKQDLGLTLGEVNGRIIGNVTYATSLFTHDTMERWLGYLRRVLEEMVADEHQPIAQLPMLPPAERALVLEEWNRTEAEYERESLAHELFQRQAERAPDALALACGTDHLTYAELNARANRLAHHLRSLGVGADTRVAISVERGPEMVIALLAVLKAGGAYVPLDPNYPEQRLRWMMEDSAPALLLTRGSLAARFADSGVPLIDLADDTPWSGAPATDPERGGLRPEHPAYLIYTSGSTGRPKGAIVQHRNVAGMVAAQQRSLPLEPESRVLQFASFSFDGHVYEVFLALARGASLHLSAQPGPLAGDDLVRIVADAGITHAILPPAVLAALPEDERLPSIRTLIVSGDAPPAELMARWSAGRRLINGYGPTEATVCTTLHDYVPGGSAVPPIGRPVANVRVYLLDAAGGPVPLGTAGELYIGGATVGRGYWRRAALTAERFVPDPFGAEPGARLYRTGDLARWNAEGELEFAGRVDAQVKVRGFRVELGEIEARLLEHPGIEETVVVASLEEGGAAKRLVAYWVGGAAEPEALRTHLLERLPDYMVPAAYVRLDALPLTPNGKVDRATLPAPDDDAFARRGYEAPVGELENALAAVWAEVLGVERVGRNDGFFELGGHSLLAVTLIVRMRAQGLRADVRALFATPTLAEFAAALGTAPEEVAVPANLIRTAAARAAAPDDEDVEVLL, from the coding sequence ATGAAACCAGACGGAACCCTGACCGGCATGACGCTGGCGCAGCGGAGTGAACTCCTGAAGCTGGCGCGGGCGCGCGATCTTGCCCGCCGCGGGTCGGAGCTGCCGCCCATCGGGCGCGCGGCGCGGGACGGGCGTCTTCCGCTTTCGTTCGCCCAGCAGCGGCTGTGGTTCGTGGAGCAGCTGGGCAACCTGGGCAGCACGTACCACATCCCCCGGCGCCTGCGGCTGAGCGGGGAGCTGGACCGGGCCGCCCTGGCGCGCGCGCTGGACGCCATTGTGGCGCGGCACGAGGCGCTGCGCACCACGTTCGCGCAGGTGGACGGCGTGCCGGAGCAGCGCATCGCGCCCGCGGACGCGGGATTCCATCTGGTGGAGTACGATCTGCGCGACCGGGCGGACGCCAACGCGGAACTGGAGCGGTTGATCGCCGCGGAAATGGCCGCGCCGTTCGATCTGGAGCACGGGCCGCTCATCCGCGCGCGGCTCATCCTGCTGGCCGAGGACGACTGCGTGCTGGCGCTCACGATGCACCACATCGTCAGCGATGCCTGGTCCATGGGCGTGCTCACCCGCGAGTTGAGCGCGCTGTACGAGGCATTCAAGCGCGGCGAGCCGGACCCGCTTCCCGAACTCCCCGTGCAGTACGCGGACTACGCGGCGTGGCAGCGGCAGTGGGTGGACGGCGACGTGCTGCGCGATCAGACCGCGTACTGGACGCGGATGCTGGCGGGCGCGCCGGAGCTGCTGGACGTGCCCACCGACCGGCCGCGCCCGGCGCGCATGGACCCCGCGGGAGCCATCGTGGGGCTGGCGCTGGACGAGGAGCTGACGGCGGGGCTCAAGGCGCTGTCTCGCCGGCACGGCACCACGCTCTTCATGACGGTGCTGGCCGGATGGGCCGTGGTGCTTGCGCGCCTGTCCGGGCGCGAGGACGTGGTCGTCGGCACGCCGTCGGCGGGGCGGGGACGGCGGGAGATCGAGGGGCTGATCGGCTTTTTCGTCAACACGCTCGCGCTGCGGATGGACCTGTCCGGCGCGCCGACGGTGGCGGAGCTGCTGGGCCGGGTGAAGGCGCGGGCGCTGGAGGCGCAGCAGCATCAGGACATCCCGTTCGAGCAGGTGGTGGAGCGGGTGGATCCCGTCCGCAGCCTGGCGCACCATCCGCTCTTCCAGGCGCTGTTCGCGTGGCAGAGCGCGACGGAGGGCGGCCGGCAGCTGTCGCTTTCCGGGGTGGACATGAGCGGCGTGGGCACCGTGGCCGCGCAGGTGAGCGCGACGCTGGACCTGTCGCTCTCGCTGCGGGAGGCGGGCGACCGTGTGGTGGGGGGGCTGCGGTACGCCGCGGCGCTCTTTGATCGCGAAACGGTGGAGCGGTACGCGGGCTATCTGCGGCGGGTGCTGGAGCAGATGGCGGCGGATGATGGCCAGCGCGTCGATCAACTGACGCTGATGCCTGCGGAGGAGCGCGTCCGGGTTCTGGAGGAGTGGAACCAGACGGAAGCCGACTACGCGGGCCCGGCGTGCATCCACATGCTGTTCGAGGCGCAGGTCGCGCGCACTCCGGATGCCGTGGCGGTGACGTTCGTGGGTGATCATCTCACGTACGCCGAGCTGGACCAGCGCGCCAACCGCCTTGCCCACCATCTCCGCTCGCTGGGCGTGGGGCCGGAGGTGCGGGTGGGGATCTCGCTGGAGCGCGGCCCGGAGATGATGACCGGTCTGCTCGCGATCCTCAAGGCGGGCGGCGCGTACATCCCCATGGACCCGTCGTATCCGGCGGAGCGGCTGGCGTACATGCTGGAAGACAGTGCGCCCGCCGTCCTCGTCATCAATGGCGGCCAGGGAGCGCAGTCCGGCATCCCGGTGGTCGACCTGGCGGACGCCTCGCCGTGGGCGCATCTGCCCGGCACGCCGCCCGCTGTCCCGGATCTTACGCCGGACAGCCCGTGCTACGTGATCTACACGTCGGGTTCTACGGGCCGGCCGAAGGGCGTCGTCAACCATCACCGGAGCGTGGCCAACCTGCTGGCGTGGAGCCAGCAGAGGTGGCAGCTGCAGCCGGGCGAGTCGGTGCTTCAGCGCATCTCGTTCAGCTTCGACGTGTCCGTGCGCGAGCTGTTCTGGCCGCTCACGGCGGGCGCCCGGATCGTCATGGCCGGCCCCGGCGGGCACGGTGACCCCGATCACGTGGTGGACCTCATCCGTCGCGAAAAGATCGGCACGGCGCACCTTCCCGGACTGCTGCGCGCGTTTGTGGAGCATCCGGAGGCGTCGTCGTGCACGTCGCTGGTGCGGGTGATGAACGGCGGCGAGGCGCTGGCACCGTCAATCGCGCGGCGCTTCGGCGAACTGCTGCCGGATGCGGCGCTGTACCAGATGTACGGTCCGACGGAGACGACCGTGGCCTCATCCGGGCTGCGGTGGACGCTGGACGTGGAGGGCACCGTCGCGCCCATCGGCCAGCCGATCGGCAACACGAAGATCTACGTCCTGGATGCGCGCGGCGAGCCGGTGCCGACGGGCGTGGCGGGGGAGATCTGCATCGGCGGGGCGGGTGTGGCGCGGGGCTACCTTGACCGGCCCGAGGCGACGGCGGAGCGCTTCACGGCGGACCCGTTCTCCCAGCAGCCCGGCGCGCGTCTTTACCGCACGGGCGACGCGGGGCGGTGGCGGGCGGACGGTACGCTCGAGTTCCTGGGCCGCGGCGACGGCCAGGTAAAGGTGCGCGGCTACCGCATCGAGACCGGCGAGATCGAAACGCGGCTGACGGAACTGCCCGGCGTGCGCGCCGCGGTGGTGATGGCGCGCGAGGACACGGGCGGAGAGAAGCGGCTGGTGGCGTACGTGGTGGGCGACGAAGTCGGCGCGGACGCGCTCCGGACGCATCTGGCCGGGTCGCTGCCGGGATACATGGTCCCGGCGGCCTACGTGCGGCTGGAGGAATTCCCGCTGACGCCGAACGGCAAGGTGGACCGCAAGGCGCTTCCCGCTCCGGAGGGCGAAGCGTACACGGCGCGCGCCTACGAGCCGCCGGCGGGAGATGTGGAGGAGATTCTGGCCGGGATCTGGGCCGAGGTGCTGGGCGTGGAGCGGGTGGGGCGGCGGGACCAGTTCTTCGACTTGGGCGGCCACTCGCTGCTGGCCGTGCAGGTGATCTCGCGCGTGCGGCAGGCGCTGGGTGTGAAGGTCGCGCTGGGCGAGCTGTTCACGCGCCCAGTGCTGGCGGAGTTTGCGCGCGGGCTGGAGACGTCCGCGCGCGCGGAGCTGCCGCCCATCGAACGCGCGGACCGGGAAGGCCGCCTCCCGCTGTCGTTTGCGCAGCAGCGGCTGTGGTTCCTGGAGCAGCTGGGCGATCTGGGCAGCACCTATCACATGCACGCGCGCCTGCGTCTGCGCGGCGAGTTGGACCGCGCGGCGATGGTGGGCGCGCTGGACGGCCTTGTCGCGCGGCACGAGGCGCTGCGGACGACGTTCGCCGAGGTGGACGGCCTTCCCGAGCAGCGCATCGCCCCGGCGGACGTCGGGTTCCACTTGGTAGAGCACGACCTGAGCGACCACGCCGTGGACGACGCAACCGGGCTCGCCGACGCACACGCGGAGCTGCGGCGGCTGCTTGCCGAGGAGGCGGGAACGCGCTTCGACCTGGAGCACGGGCCGCTCATCCGCGGGCGCCTGATCCGGCTGGCGGCGGACGATCACGTGCTGGTGGTGACGATGCACCACATCGTCAGCGACGGCTGGTCCATGGGCGTGCTCACCGGGGAACTGTCCGCGCTCTACGCCGCCCGCCACGAGGGGCGCGACGCCGGCCTCGCGCCGCTGCCGGTGCAGTACGCGGACTATGCGGCGTGGCAGCGGCGGTGGGTGGAAGGCGACATCCTGCGCGAGCAGGCGGACTACTGGACCCGCACGCTGCGGGGCGCGCCGGAGCTGCTGGCGCTGCCGACGGATTATCCCCGGCCGGCGCAGATGGACCCGCGGGGCGCGCGCCTCAACGTGGCGCTGGATGAACAGCTCACGGCGGGGCTGGCGGCGCTGTCGCGGCGGCACGGCACCACGCTGTTCATGACGCTGCTGGCGGGATGGGGCGTGGTGCTTTCCCGCCTCTCCGGCCAGGCGGATGTGGTGATCGGCACGCCGACGGCGGGGCGCGGGCGGCGCGAGATCGAGGGGCTCATCGGCTTCTTCGTCAACACGCTGGCGTTGCGCGTGGAGCTGTCGGGCGCGCCGACGGTGGCGGAGCTGCTGGAGCGGGTAAAGGTGCGCGCGCTGGAGTCGCAGCATCACCAGGACATCCCCTTTGAGCAGGTGGTGGAACTGGTTGCGCCCGCGCGCAGCCTGTCGCATTCGCCCCTGTTCCAGGTGATGTTCGCGTGGCAGAACACGCCGCGCGGCGGGCTGGAACTGCCCGGGCTCACGCTGGGCCGCGTGGACGCCATGGAAGACCGCGGCGTCGCCAAGCAGGACCTGGGGCTCACGCTGGGCGAGGTGAACGGGCGGATCATCGGCAACGTGACCTACGCCACCTCGCTCTTTACGCACGACACCATGGAGCGGTGGCTCGGCTACCTGCGCCGCGTGCTGGAGGAGATGGTGGCGGATGAGCACCAGCCGATCGCGCAGCTCCCCATGCTGCCGCCGGCGGAGCGCGCGCTGGTGCTGGAGGAGTGGAACCGGACGGAGGCGGAGTACGAGAGGGAGTCGCTGGCCCACGAACTCTTTCAGCGCCAGGCGGAGCGTGCGCCGGATGCCTTGGCGCTGGCGTGCGGCACGGATCACCTCACGTACGCGGAGCTGAACGCGCGCGCGAACCGTCTCGCGCACCACCTCCGCTCGCTGGGCGTGGGTGCGGACACGCGCGTCGCGATCTCCGTGGAGCGCGGTCCGGAGATGGTCATCGCCCTGCTGGCCGTGCTCAAGGCGGGCGGCGCGTACGTCCCGCTGGATCCGAACTACCCCGAGCAGCGGCTGCGCTGGATGATGGAGGACAGCGCGCCCGCGCTGCTGCTGACGCGCGGCTCCCTGGCCGCGCGCTTCGCGGATTCCGGCGTGCCGCTCATCGATCTTGCCGATGACACACCCTGGTCCGGCGCGCCCGCGACCGATCCGGAGCGCGGCGGACTGCGCCCGGAGCACCCGGCGTACCTGATCTACACCTCCGGCTCCACCGGGCGTCCCAAGGGCGCCATCGTCCAGCACCGCAACGTCGCCGGGATGGTGGCGGCGCAGCAGCGCTCTCTGCCGCTGGAGCCGGAGAGCCGCGTGCTGCAGTTCGCCTCGTTCAGCTTCGACGGGCACGTCTACGAAGTGTTCCTGGCGCTGGCCCGGGGCGCGTCGCTGCACCTGTCCGCCCAGCCGGGCCCGCTCGCGGGCGACGATCTGGTGCGCATCGTGGCGGATGCGGGGATCACGCACGCCATCCTCCCGCCCGCCGTGCTGGCCGCGCTTCCGGAGGATGAACGGCTGCCGTCCATCCGCACGCTGATCGTGTCCGGCGACGCGCCGCCCGCGGAGCTGATGGCCCGCTGGTCGGCCGGGCGCCGGCTGATCAACGGATATGGCCCCACGGAGGCGACGGTCTGCACCACGCTGCACGACTACGTGCCCGGCGGATCCGCCGTCCCGCCCATCGGGCGGCCGGTTGCGAACGTCCGCGTGTACCTGCTGGACGCGGCGGGCGGGCCGGTGCCGCTGGGCACGGCGGGCGAGCTGTACATCGGCGGAGCGACGGTGGGGCGCGGCTACTGGCGCCGCGCCGCGCTGACAGCCGAGCGCTTTGTCCCCGATCCGTTCGGGGCGGAGCCGGGCGCGCGGCTGTATCGCACGGGCGACCTGGCGCGGTGGAACGCGGAAGGAGAGCTGGAGTTCGCGGGCCGGGTGGACGCGCAGGTCAAGGTGCGCGGCTTTCGCGTGGAGCTGGGCGAGATCGAGGCGCGCCTGCTGGAGCACCCCGGCATTGAGGAAACGGTGGTGGTGGCGAGCCTGGAAGAGGGTGGCGCCGCCAAGCGCCTGGTGGCGTACTGGGTGGGCGGGGCGGCGGAGCCGGAAGCGCTGCGCACACACCTGCTGGAGCGCCTGCCGGACTACATGGTGCCCGCCGCGTACGTGCGGCTGGACGCGCTTCCGCTGACGCCCAACGGCAAGGTGGACCGCGCCACGCTCCCCGCGCCGGACGACGACGCCTTTGCGCGGCGCGGCTACGAGGCACCCGTGGGCGAGCTGGAAAACGCGCTGGCGGCGGTCTGGGCCGAGGTGCTGGGCGTGGAGCGGGTGGGGCGCAACGACGGCTTCTTTGAGCTGGGCGGCCACTCGCTGCTCGCCGTCACGCTCATCGTTCGCATGCGGGCGCAGGGGCTGCGCGCCGACGTGCGCGCCCTGTTCGCCACGCCCACGCTGGCCGAATTCGCGGCGGCCCTGGGCACCGCGCCCGAAGAGGTGGCGGTGCCGGCCAACCTGATCCGCACGGCCGCCGCCCGCGCGGCCGCCCCTGACGATGAAGACGTAGAGGTGCTGCTGTGA